A part of Opitutales bacterium genomic DNA contains:
- a CDS encoding assimilatory sulfite reductase (NADPH) flavoprotein subunit: protein MLPDHAPFSPQQKQSVEGLIATLSPEQQSWLSAYLAGLSTSVAPVATAPATKPKVTVLYGTESGNSESLADQTSKRLKGAGYKPKVVNMADYDVALLPKEEVLLTICSTWGDGDPPADAEPFFDALMAEDVAKMEHTRFSVLGLGDTSYEKFCQCGKDLDSRFVALGAQRLSDRVDSDVEFDKPFEDWLGAIEKALGAGAAPVTAVATTTTVASPAVEYTKKNPFPSPVLERVNLNGAGSAKETIHVELGLEGSGLTYKPGDALGVVPTNAPELIEDFLKATGLKAEDSWNGSPLGDQLVTDFDIRTLSKTFAKKYAKAAGNSDLDALLNDAEKLDNYMWGREIPDLIQDYPAKSTLELPQMMELLRGLTPRLYSIASSLKAHPDEVHLTVGVVRYQTGERLRGGICSTYLADRCGDAINVPTYIHTNKNFFLPEDTDTPIIMVGPGTGIAPFRAFIEERAAIGAQGKSWLFFGDQHFATDFLYQLEWQDYFKSGDLTKIDLAFSRDTAQKVYVQHRMQERAKDLYAWLEEGAYFYVCGDASRMAKDVHNTLIDVVAQESGKSREDAEAYVKALQKEKRYQRDVY, encoded by the coding sequence CAATCCGTCGAAGGCTTGATTGCCACCCTCTCTCCCGAGCAGCAATCCTGGCTCAGCGCATACCTCGCGGGCTTGTCTACCTCAGTGGCACCTGTTGCTACCGCACCCGCGACCAAGCCCAAGGTCACCGTTCTCTACGGCACCGAATCTGGTAACTCAGAGAGCTTGGCAGACCAAACAAGCAAGCGACTTAAAGGAGCTGGCTACAAACCCAAGGTAGTCAACATGGCCGACTACGATGTAGCCCTGCTGCCTAAAGAAGAAGTGTTGCTGACTATCTGTTCAACCTGGGGCGATGGTGATCCACCCGCAGATGCCGAACCTTTTTTTGATGCACTCATGGCCGAAGACGTAGCCAAAATGGAGCATACACGCTTTTCAGTCCTCGGCCTGGGCGACACCTCTTATGAGAAATTTTGCCAGTGCGGCAAAGATCTCGATTCCCGCTTCGTTGCCCTAGGCGCACAACGCCTCAGCGATCGCGTCGATAGTGACGTCGAATTTGATAAACCCTTTGAAGACTGGCTGGGGGCCATCGAGAAAGCACTGGGGGCCGGTGCCGCACCTGTGACAGCAGTTGCGACTACCACCACAGTTGCGTCACCAGCCGTTGAATATACCAAAAAGAACCCCTTCCCATCACCCGTCCTCGAACGGGTGAATCTCAATGGGGCCGGCAGTGCTAAAGAAACAATCCATGTCGAACTCGGGCTGGAAGGTTCGGGCTTAACCTACAAACCAGGCGATGCCTTGGGAGTAGTGCCTACAAATGCTCCCGAGCTCATCGAAGATTTCTTGAAAGCGACTGGCTTGAAGGCAGAAGACTCGTGGAACGGATCACCCTTAGGCGATCAGCTCGTAACCGATTTCGACATCCGCACGCTCAGCAAGACGTTCGCGAAAAAATATGCCAAAGCGGCGGGCAACAGCGATCTCGACGCTTTGCTCAACGATGCCGAAAAGCTGGATAACTATATGTGGGGACGAGAAATTCCTGACCTCATCCAGGATTATCCTGCTAAATCAACGCTAGAACTCCCTCAAATGATGGAGCTTCTTCGCGGCCTCACTCCACGTCTTTATTCGATCGCATCCAGCCTGAAAGCACATCCAGATGAGGTGCATCTGACCGTTGGCGTGGTGCGCTACCAGACGGGAGAACGCCTCCGTGGGGGAATTTGTTCTACCTATTTAGCCGACCGCTGTGGCGACGCGATCAACGTCCCCACCTACATCCATACAAATAAGAATTTCTTCCTCCCCGAAGACACCGATACCCCCATCATTATGGTCGGGCCCGGCACTGGGATTGCTCCCTTCCGCGCATTTATCGAAGAACGGGCCGCCATCGGAGCTCAAGGCAAGAGCTGGCTGTTCTTCGGCGATCAACATTTCGCCACCGACTTCCTCTACCAGCTAGAATGGCAAGATTATTTCAAATCCGGAGATCTCACCAAGATTGACTTGGCTTTCTCTCGGGACACCGCCCAAAAAGTCTATGTCCAGCACAGGATGCAGGAACGGGCGAAAGACCTCTACGCCTGGCTTGAAGAAGGCGCGTACTTTTACGTCTGCGGCGATGCGAGCCGCATGGCTAAAGACGTCCACAACACCCTCATCGACGTCGTAGCTCAAGAAAGCGGAAAATCACGCGAAGACGCCGAGGCCTACGTCAAAGCCCTACAGAAAGAAAAACGCTACCAGCGCGACGTGTATTGA
- a CDS encoding P1 family peptidase, producing MTPLRPALLIFVSSVIFAETPRESGIDFPGNPGPHNAITDVNGVTVGHTQVIKDQDNGTPLARSGVTALLPRGTTHDPVFAGIHALNGNGEMTGAHWIKESGFLEGPIMITNTHSIGAVHEGTILWMRERAYHDGGLAALPAIAETWDGFLNDINGLHVRPQHAIEALDTASSGPVSQGNVGGGTGMVCFRFKGGIGSSSRVFEIEGTEYTLGVLVQANFGRRRDFTLRGIPVGKLLPEGRAPLPKRGAPAQTEPEGNSIIAIVATDVPLLPHQLERVAQRVSLGVGQTGGTGKNSSGDIFIAFSTANQGAWSDPGSSYHTLSAINNGSIDPVFDATIQATEEAIINALFAAETMTGRAGNTVFELPEDEVVELFEK from the coding sequence ATGACTCCTTTGCGCCCTGCCCTACTGATTTTTGTTTCTTCCGTCATTTTCGCTGAGACTCCCCGGGAGAGCGGCATTGATTTTCCTGGAAATCCCGGTCCACACAACGCCATCACCGACGTGAACGGGGTCACAGTCGGCCATACTCAGGTGATCAAAGATCAGGACAACGGCACCCCTCTAGCGCGCTCCGGAGTTACGGCACTACTACCAAGAGGCACAACACACGACCCGGTTTTCGCGGGTATCCATGCGCTCAACGGCAATGGCGAAATGACAGGAGCGCACTGGATTAAAGAAAGCGGATTTCTGGAAGGCCCGATCATGATTACCAATACACACAGCATTGGTGCGGTGCATGAGGGCACCATTCTGTGGATGCGTGAACGCGCTTACCATGACGGGGGCCTCGCCGCCCTCCCAGCTATCGCGGAGACCTGGGACGGTTTTCTCAACGATATCAATGGCCTGCACGTACGTCCTCAGCACGCAATTGAAGCACTCGACACAGCCAGCTCGGGACCCGTTTCTCAAGGTAACGTCGGTGGTGGAACGGGTATGGTATGCTTTCGATTTAAGGGCGGCATCGGAAGCAGCTCGCGCGTTTTTGAGATAGAGGGCACCGAGTACACACTCGGTGTTTTGGTCCAGGCGAACTTCGGCCGTCGCCGAGATTTTACGCTACGTGGCATTCCAGTAGGCAAATTACTGCCAGAAGGACGTGCGCCGCTTCCAAAGCGTGGCGCACCAGCTCAGACCGAGCCCGAGGGCAACTCCATTATCGCCATAGTGGCGACGGATGTCCCCCTGCTACCCCACCAACTCGAGCGGGTGGCTCAGCGCGTCAGCCTGGGCGTGGGTCAGACCGGCGGAACAGGTAAAAACTCATCCGGCGACATATTTATCGCATTTTCTACTGCCAACCAAGGTGCATGGAGTGATCCAGGGTCTAGCTATCATACCTTATCGGCTATCAATAATGGCTCAATCGATCCCGTATTCGACGCAACAATCCAGGCTACGGAAGAAGCAATCATCAATGCCTTGTTTGCAGCCGAAACGATGACCGGCCGAGCAGGCAATACGGTGTTTGAACTGCCTGAAGACGAAGTCGTTGAGCTTTTTGAAAAATAG
- a CDS encoding rhomboid family intramembrane serine protease: MQSPYRPQKLGFLVVFAILCVAVFVVQSLAEVMFSGSAVRRFVYDWLALGIENILNFKIWTLFSYSLLHGGLLHILFNLLIIVMIGTALQRDIGEKAVTMLTIQSIVAGAVGFLLVNFQREDSIVLGASAAAVGILVTYCLLHYERPITFMLFLVLPVTVRAKWILWITVGIDCFLLLTRELPGATAGSSIAHSAHLGGAIAGFLFFRFALGGEFAFGLPSFGKKSTSETWRPKGFRDAAESAPPKSKFSYRPSKQVVNVENKGDFEKEVDRILEKISKDGMGALTADERAVLEKKASTMQRR, from the coding sequence ATGCAATCTCCCTACCGCCCGCAAAAGCTGGGTTTTTTAGTGGTCTTTGCGATCCTCTGTGTAGCGGTATTTGTTGTGCAGAGCCTGGCAGAAGTGATGTTTTCTGGGTCAGCAGTAAGGCGATTCGTCTATGATTGGTTGGCACTCGGAATAGAAAATATTCTCAATTTCAAAATTTGGACTTTATTCAGTTATTCCCTACTGCATGGCGGCTTGCTGCATATCCTGTTTAATTTGCTAATCATAGTCATGATTGGCACTGCTCTCCAACGGGACATTGGAGAAAAGGCAGTGACGATGCTGACGATTCAATCGATCGTGGCCGGAGCTGTGGGATTTTTATTGGTCAACTTTCAACGGGAGGACTCGATCGTCCTGGGGGCTTCAGCCGCAGCTGTTGGAATTTTGGTCACCTACTGTTTGCTCCACTACGAGCGCCCTATTACATTTATGCTGTTTTTGGTCCTCCCAGTAACAGTCCGCGCCAAATGGATTCTGTGGATCACTGTCGGAATCGATTGCTTCCTGTTATTGACCCGAGAACTCCCTGGAGCAACAGCCGGTAGCTCCATAGCGCATTCAGCTCACCTAGGCGGCGCGATTGCAGGTTTTCTTTTCTTTCGCTTTGCCCTCGGTGGCGAATTCGCATTCGGGCTGCCCAGTTTCGGGAAGAAGTCTACTAGCGAAACATGGCGTCCCAAAGGCTTCCGTGATGCTGCAGAGTCTGCTCCACCCAAATCAAAATTTTCTTACCGCCCCAGTAAACAAGTCGTGAATGTGGAAAACAAAGGCGACTTCGAAAAGGAGGTAGATCGCATCCTAGAGAAAATCTCAAAGGATGGCATGGGAGCCCTCACTGCGGACGAACGGGCCGTTTTGGAAAAAAAGGCGAGCACCATGCAACGCCGTTGA
- a CDS encoding carboxy terminal-processing peptidase: protein MTAYIHRITRCSWILTVLFIGVYSGAFGQNADTEQEELKPAEPLKATTMMRRETQWVVGMVERAHYTQRAISELDYETFITSYMADLDTNHLYFLQEDVDEFSIRFANSMRGWLRRGDLYPAFEIFNRFRENALERIRWIETRLDSPFNFTSAESYRPDREEEGWPLSNEDANTIWERRLTYELLNEVLPDVMEAKDELDDEASEEALIQAGVTALDKALPEAVDKLKRRYQRWRESLLEIDSHSVQETYITALTHLYDPHSTFMSADTMEDFAMSMRNSFVGIGALLFDEDGYCTIRELLPGGPAERSRELASGDVIVGVGQGREGNFVDVIDMNLKKIVKLIKGERRTLVRLKIRPNPESAEERIISLVRDEIKLTANLASAEIHEVPMGEQTVAVGVVDLPSFYGGEGAEVNSTTADVEELIGKLSTTMSVQGLVLDLRRNGGGLLSEAISLTGLFIPEGPVVRVRDTLENTRDRFDEDSSYVWRGPLSVLVSRYSASASEIVAGALQAHDRAIIVGDENTHGKGTVQAIFEMPNRSLLSQLTAENTGAAKITIQKFYLPNGSSTQHLGVSSDIDMPTINTLLPIGESDHDNALPWDTIEPVRWGMRTDEFPDISWLNTDIRSMLLERSTERQELLPEFDYIRGYIEWFKRERKKELVSLNLEQRISERKQNSELRDEMDEELRRLAEYNFSKSEILLKIQEEQDALAEQFEKDIAEIRAEDEQADNEEKSESEEVAQIEEEEEVEDLPDFDIYLREALRITRDWVALESGSLAEVVNTPEKMLVKKDTAVSIEAATPQL, encoded by the coding sequence ATGACCGCATATATCCATCGAATCACTCGCTGTAGCTGGATACTCACCGTTCTCTTTATCGGTGTTTATTCCGGCGCGTTTGGGCAAAACGCGGACACGGAGCAAGAAGAACTCAAGCCGGCAGAGCCGCTCAAAGCAACCACCATGATGCGGCGGGAAACGCAGTGGGTCGTGGGCATGGTCGAACGCGCCCATTACACTCAACGAGCCATTTCAGAGCTGGACTATGAGACTTTTATCACCAGCTACATGGCGGATCTCGACACCAACCACCTCTACTTTCTACAGGAGGATGTGGATGAATTTTCGATCCGCTTTGCTAATAGCATGCGCGGTTGGTTGCGTCGAGGTGACCTCTATCCAGCTTTTGAAATCTTCAATCGCTTCCGCGAGAACGCTCTAGAACGCATTCGTTGGATCGAAACACGTCTCGATTCTCCTTTTAATTTCACCTCAGCTGAGTCGTATCGCCCCGATCGTGAGGAAGAAGGCTGGCCTCTCTCGAATGAGGATGCCAACACGATCTGGGAACGTCGCCTCACCTACGAACTACTTAATGAAGTGCTTCCCGATGTCATGGAAGCCAAAGATGAGCTCGATGACGAAGCCAGCGAGGAGGCTCTTATCCAGGCCGGTGTAACAGCCCTGGATAAAGCTCTTCCAGAAGCTGTGGATAAACTGAAACGCCGCTATCAGCGTTGGCGTGAAAGTCTTCTCGAAATCGACAGTCACTCCGTCCAAGAAACCTACATCACCGCGTTGACTCATCTCTACGACCCGCACTCCACCTTTATGTCAGCAGACACGATGGAGGACTTCGCGATGTCGATGCGCAACTCATTCGTCGGCATCGGTGCCCTGCTATTTGATGAGGATGGATACTGCACCATCCGAGAACTCCTCCCCGGAGGTCCCGCTGAACGCAGTCGTGAATTAGCCTCTGGAGACGTCATTGTCGGTGTGGGGCAAGGACGCGAGGGCAATTTCGTCGATGTCATCGACATGAATCTCAAGAAGATCGTAAAACTCATTAAAGGTGAGCGCAGAACACTGGTACGCCTAAAGATACGACCGAATCCAGAAAGCGCAGAAGAGAGGATTATCTCCCTCGTCCGCGACGAGATTAAACTCACTGCAAACCTCGCCAGTGCAGAGATCCATGAAGTTCCTATGGGCGAACAGACCGTTGCGGTGGGTGTGGTAGATCTTCCCTCATTTTACGGCGGAGAGGGCGCAGAAGTGAACAGCACGACTGCCGACGTCGAGGAGCTCATCGGAAAACTTTCCACTACCATGTCAGTCCAAGGGCTGGTCCTCGATTTGAGGCGTAATGGTGGAGGCCTACTCTCTGAAGCGATCAGCCTGACCGGCCTATTCATCCCAGAAGGACCCGTCGTGCGCGTGCGCGATACACTGGAAAATACGCGCGACCGCTTCGATGAAGACTCATCTTATGTTTGGAGGGGTCCATTATCGGTCCTTGTTTCGCGTTACAGCGCTTCAGCGTCCGAAATCGTCGCAGGGGCACTTCAGGCTCATGACCGAGCGATTATCGTAGGCGATGAAAACACGCATGGGAAGGGCACCGTGCAGGCAATTTTTGAAATGCCTAACCGTTCTTTACTTTCCCAACTCACAGCTGAAAACACAGGCGCAGCCAAAATCACTATCCAAAAATTCTATCTTCCTAACGGATCCTCTACCCAGCACCTCGGTGTATCGTCTGATATCGATATGCCTACGATAAATACGCTCCTTCCCATCGGCGAGTCCGACCATGACAATGCCCTACCTTGGGACACGATCGAACCAGTTCGATGGGGTATGCGCACAGACGAGTTTCCTGACATTTCTTGGCTCAATACCGATATCCGCTCCATGCTCCTTGAGCGCAGTACTGAGCGCCAGGAGCTCTTGCCGGAGTTCGATTATATCCGTGGATACATCGAATGGTTCAAACGCGAACGAAAGAAAGAACTCGTGTCACTGAATCTCGAGCAGCGCATTTCAGAGCGCAAACAAAACAGCGAACTGCGCGATGAGATGGATGAAGAGCTACGGAGACTGGCAGAATACAATTTCTCAAAAAGCGAAATTCTGCTCAAAATCCAGGAGGAACAAGATGCCCTTGCCGAGCAGTTTGAAAAGGATATCGCCGAAATTCGCGCCGAGGATGAACAAGCTGATAACGAAGAAAAGTCTGAGTCAGAAGAAGTCGCCCAAATCGAGGAAGAAGAGGAGGTCGAGGATCTTCCCGACTTTGATATCTACCTTCGAGAAGCACTGCGCATCACCCGCGACTGGGTTGCGCTTGAGAGTGGCTCTTTAGCTGAGGTCGTAAATACACCAGAAAAGATGCTGGTTAAAAAAGATACAGCTGTATCTATAGAGGCAGCTACGCCTCAACTTTGA
- a CDS encoding glutamate-5-semialdehyde dehydrogenase, translating into MSHVEVDLKDQMTELAKQARSAALKLAVLPTETKNAILRTLADLIEQHADGLKIANNQDIDYAKGANLSASLIDRLELNDKRIATMVDGVRQVVSLEDPVGEVIESVNHPNGMKIDKVRVPIGVIGIIYESRPNVTVDCAILCLKSGNAAILRGGKEAFHSNAFLNELINRALKAHGQDTAMVQLVPTTDRQAMQHLLKLDEYIHCIIPRGGDGLIRYVAENSTIPVIKHFQGICNLFIDQAADPEMAIKIAINAKVQKPSACNAIENIFIHAEIAKTLLPQLCKALQDEDVELRVDGAAVAILLRASGIKFSPAEEQDLYTEYLDKIVTIKVVNSIKEAVSHVNRYGSAHSDAIVTEDAAAAELFLNGVDSATVYWNVSTRFTDGYAFGLGAEIGISTDRLHARGPMGLKELCTYKYQIIGQGQITD; encoded by the coding sequence ATGTCGCATGTAGAAGTCGATTTGAAGGATCAGATGACTGAGCTGGCTAAACAAGCCCGCTCGGCTGCCTTGAAGCTGGCTGTGCTCCCGACCGAGACAAAAAACGCGATCTTAAGGACTCTGGCTGACCTCATTGAACAGCATGCGGACGGCCTCAAAATAGCCAACAACCAAGATATCGACTATGCCAAGGGCGCCAATCTGTCTGCATCTTTGATTGATCGGCTCGAGCTAAACGACAAACGCATTGCGACCATGGTAGATGGTGTCCGGCAGGTCGTTAGTTTGGAAGATCCCGTTGGCGAAGTCATCGAAAGTGTCAATCACCCCAACGGCATGAAGATAGACAAAGTGCGCGTGCCCATAGGCGTCATTGGAATCATCTACGAGTCGCGTCCTAACGTTACGGTCGATTGTGCCATTCTTTGTCTGAAATCAGGTAATGCTGCCATCTTACGTGGTGGAAAAGAGGCATTCCACTCGAACGCGTTTCTCAACGAGCTTATTAACCGAGCGCTCAAAGCACACGGTCAGGATACCGCTATGGTTCAGCTGGTCCCGACTACCGACCGCCAGGCTATGCAACACCTGCTCAAGCTCGATGAATATATCCACTGCATCATTCCTCGTGGTGGTGACGGGCTTATCCGCTATGTGGCCGAAAACTCGACCATCCCGGTCATAAAACATTTCCAAGGTATCTGTAATCTTTTCATTGACCAGGCAGCTGATCCAGAGATGGCAATCAAGATTGCCATCAATGCCAAGGTTCAGAAGCCCAGTGCGTGCAACGCGATCGAGAATATTTTTATTCATGCCGAGATCGCGAAAACCCTGCTGCCTCAGCTCTGTAAGGCTCTCCAAGATGAAGATGTTGAACTCCGGGTCGATGGCGCTGCGGTGGCTATTCTTCTACGTGCCTCGGGCATCAAATTTTCACCTGCTGAAGAGCAGGATCTTTACACGGAATATCTCGACAAGATCGTTACGATAAAAGTCGTGAATTCAATCAAGGAGGCGGTATCTCACGTCAACCGCTACGGCTCAGCTCATTCTGATGCTATCGTGACCGAAGATGCTGCTGCTGCCGAGCTTTTCCTCAATGGAGTCGATTCGGCTACAGTCTATTGGAACGTATCGACACGATTTACGGACGGTTATGCCTTCGGTCTGGGTGCAGAAATCGGGATCTCCACGGATCGTTTACATGCTCGTGGTCCCATGGGCCTAAAAGAGCTATGCACTTATAAATACCAGATTATCGGCCAAGGGCAGATTACCGACTAG
- a CDS encoding response regulator, which translates to MPAFRGSSPAWAIQYAPEAEFPPGTVEAITEVLVIESNESNFQHLRHLLPPTHSCDFEFHWTQSLDKARRMIEQRPWDLVFFDLNMAAEEHTEPVLKEIEEISAKLPLIILTDMAHERLARDAIRRGAQDYMIKGEDTAAALHRSIWAAMDRFNLTRDLKGKTQALEQAFWQKHQFLNTLTHEIKTPMNGIRGGVQLLREDCMGQEQLDSLDLIDVAIGNLMSLIDNLLEHGKAEAGQLELRREPVSIFDITDPVMGTFTMACEVKGIRLEWDIKDPMPETVNVDRVRLHQVISNLVGNAVKFTRIGEIRLSCYHDDIANTLHFSVSDSGCGISEDDQKTIFQPYNQGHDCDLSQAAKGTGLGLAICREYVKLMGGEISVHSEVGQGATFAFYLPVG; encoded by the coding sequence ATGCCCGCATTCAGAGGCAGTTCACCAGCTTGGGCGATTCAATATGCACCCGAAGCTGAGTTTCCTCCAGGAACTGTGGAAGCGATTACCGAGGTCCTCGTGATCGAAAGTAACGAGTCTAATTTTCAACACCTGCGTCACCTGTTACCTCCCACGCACAGTTGCGATTTTGAGTTCCACTGGACTCAGAGCCTCGACAAAGCACGCCGGATGATCGAACAACGACCCTGGGATCTCGTTTTTTTCGATCTCAACATGGCCGCTGAAGAGCACACCGAACCGGTCCTGAAAGAGATCGAGGAAATTTCTGCTAAACTGCCGTTGATCATACTCACTGATATGGCACATGAGCGCCTCGCCCGCGATGCCATCCGTCGTGGAGCACAAGACTACATGATCAAGGGTGAAGATACAGCTGCGGCCCTGCATCGTAGCATCTGGGCCGCCATGGATCGCTTCAATCTGACCCGAGACCTAAAGGGGAAAACTCAGGCGCTTGAACAGGCCTTTTGGCAAAAACATCAGTTTCTCAACACCCTCACTCACGAGATTAAGACACCAATGAACGGTATCCGTGGAGGCGTGCAACTGCTGCGCGAAGACTGTATGGGTCAGGAACAACTCGATAGCCTGGATTTAATCGACGTCGCTATTGGTAATTTGATGAGCCTGATCGATAACCTTCTAGAACATGGTAAGGCCGAAGCAGGGCAACTTGAGCTACGACGCGAGCCCGTGAGCATTTTCGATATTACAGACCCAGTAATGGGAACTTTCACCATGGCCTGTGAAGTAAAAGGTATTCGGTTAGAATGGGATATAAAAGATCCCATGCCGGAAACCGTAAATGTCGATCGGGTGCGTCTCCACCAAGTTATATCAAACCTTGTCGGTAATGCAGTAAAGTTTACTAGGATCGGCGAAATTCGACTCTCCTGCTACCACGATGACATCGCCAACACCCTTCACTTCTCTGTCAGCGATTCAGGTTGCGGCATTTCTGAAGATGACCAAAAGACCATTTTTCAACCCTACAACCAAGGCCATGACTGTGATCTTTCCCAAGCTGCAAAAGGAACTGGCTTGGGCCTGGCTATATGCCGAGAGTATGTGAAGTTGATGGGGGGTGAAATCTCTGTGCACAGTGAAGTGGGTCAAGGCGCCACCTTCGCATTTTATCTCCCAGTGGGTTGA
- a CDS encoding KamA family radical SAM protein codes for MYPQDAHESWFSGQGHWSHVPEKDWKRWRWQLQNRITSVDQLENYLELTPEERAGCYFSNSKLALAITPYFFNLIDVNDPDCPIRRQVIPRDGEMKTSPEELLDPVGEDNTKPVEGIIHRYPDRVLFLVTDRCASYCRYCTRSRLVSNAQDYNFHPEFEEGLRYIETHPQIRDVLLSGGDPLLLNEKKLDYLLGCLRAIKHIEFIRIGSRIPVFMPQRITPELCEVFRKHGPIWMSIHVNHPRECTEELRSACERLTCEGGVPLGNQSVLLRGVNDDGDTMRSLVHRLLMMRVRPYYLYQCDLITGSRHLRADVRKGIEIIKHLRGHTSGYGIPQFVIDAPGGGGKIPINPEYVQEVREDRIIMRNFQGERYEYPIINDTIAQVTDPEAALAFVD; via the coding sequence ATGTATCCTCAAGACGCTCACGAATCATGGTTTAGCGGGCAAGGCCATTGGTCTCACGTGCCGGAGAAAGATTGGAAGCGCTGGAGGTGGCAGCTTCAGAACCGGATCACCTCAGTCGACCAATTGGAGAATTATCTCGAGCTGACTCCTGAAGAACGCGCTGGATGTTATTTTTCAAACAGCAAGCTGGCTCTCGCGATCACCCCTTATTTCTTCAACCTCATCGACGTCAACGACCCCGACTGTCCCATCCGCCGCCAAGTCATTCCTCGCGATGGCGAGATGAAGACATCACCCGAAGAGCTGCTTGATCCGGTGGGTGAAGATAATACGAAGCCAGTCGAAGGTATTATTCACAGATATCCTGATCGCGTGCTCTTTCTCGTTACTGATCGCTGCGCTTCATATTGCCGTTATTGCACGCGCAGCCGCCTCGTTTCGAATGCTCAAGACTATAATTTCCATCCTGAGTTTGAAGAGGGATTGCGCTACATAGAGACCCATCCGCAGATCCGTGATGTGCTGTTATCCGGCGGAGATCCTTTGCTGCTCAATGAGAAGAAACTCGATTACCTCCTGGGTTGTTTACGTGCGATAAAGCACATCGAGTTTATTCGTATCGGTTCACGTATTCCGGTTTTCATGCCCCAGCGCATTACTCCAGAGCTGTGTGAGGTCTTTCGCAAACACGGCCCGATTTGGATGAGTATTCATGTCAATCATCCCCGTGAGTGTACTGAGGAGCTTCGTTCAGCCTGCGAACGTCTTACTTGTGAAGGAGGCGTCCCGTTGGGCAATCAGTCTGTTTTGTTGCGCGGAGTCAACGATGACGGCGATACGATGCGCTCGCTAGTCCATCGTTTGCTCATGATGCGAGTTCGGCCTTACTATCTTTACCAGTGTGATCTGATCACAGGTTCCCGCCATTTGCGCGCGGATGTGCGCAAGGGTATCGAAATCATCAAACATCTTCGTGGTCACACATCTGGCTATGGTATCCCTCAATTTGTTATCGATGCTCCAGGTGGCGGTGGGAAAATTCCGATTAACCCTGAGTATGTCCAGGAAGTCCGAGAAGATCGGATTATAATGCGTAATTTTCAAGGTGAGCGTTACGAGTATCCGATCATCAACGATACGATCGCCCAAGTTACCGATCCTGAAGCGGCTTTGGCATTTGTGGACTAG
- a CDS encoding helix-turn-helix transcriptional regulator has product MRRRILAQLPDEANCTRGNNVSQLADTLGAPQPSISHHLKVLRMAGLVDFRKMCRDVFYWRNPDALHRLIDGMGDSISFDLREKSEPVAKS; this is encoded by the coding sequence ATGCGGCGACGGATTCTTGCGCAGCTTCCAGATGAAGCAAATTGCACACGGGGTAATAATGTTTCTCAGCTGGCCGATACACTAGGAGCCCCACAACCCAGTATTTCGCATCACTTGAAAGTGCTACGGATGGCGGGTCTTGTCGATTTTCGCAAAATGTGCCGCGATGTTTTTTATTGGCGCAACCCAGATGCGCTCCATCGCCTGATCGATGGCATGGGCGATTCCATCAGTTTTGATTTGCGGGAAAAAAGCGAGCCGGTAGCAAAGAGTTAA